In one window of Chryseobacterium phocaeense DNA:
- a CDS encoding TonB-dependent receptor plug domain-containing protein: MKGKSFNKKICVLVLSGAGTMAYAQEGVKENNIDEVVVTTGRTKPRTIITSAIPIDNISAVQLKSTGQITFDKALTYSVPSFNSSQQTVSDATAHFDPADLRGLGPSRTLVLVNGKRKNQSALIYVNDTPGKGEVGTDLKSIPSAALQNVEVLRDGASAQYGSDAIAGVINIILKNSVGKSTVNLFSGITSKGDGFNIGADFNTGIRVAKNGSLNLTLGYSSQNRTNRAGSVTKDGLFDVDNAWTQANPGLGMIIGQPDTKVANMFVNFELPTGETGKFYAFGGTTYRNGTSYGLYRTPYWVSSDFGLLTPNGQPYNGFQPEFKTDVYDYNLTSGWKGMFGKWSFDGSATFGSNAVDYVVGNTINTSLGGNSPTRFKAGGHQFSNIIGNIDINRNFGTFVLGAGVEVRNENYQANAGEEASYIGSGAESFPGLQPQNEINKNRQNIGAYVNSEWDVTKNFLLGGTVRYENFSDFGNNVSWKGNARYKLLDDKLVFRGSVSTGFRAPSLHQIYYSNVQTKITGNTVANQGTFNNDSQIVRSDLGVQKLNAEKAFNITGGLAVKPFKNLTITADYYRIKIKDRVLFSGDIGYKTGAPGSPDITNPVEVILDNNKITSLKFFTNAVNTVTEGVDFVANYYTSAIGKGRLGVIAAFNYNETKIVDNIAVPSILAENGYSENFFDRKEQSRIISARPKTKTILSLSYDISKLNFNLNNTYFGSVTWQHATDPAKDQTFSGKVITDIVLTYKITKDLKVSGVVNNLFNIYPDVIDSKGDVVTDLGGRFKYPWEVNQFGFNGTTFQLNVNYTF, from the coding sequence ATGAAAGGAAAATCATTTAATAAAAAAATCTGTGTATTAGTGTTAAGCGGAGCGGGTACTATGGCATATGCTCAGGAAGGTGTAAAAGAAAATAATATAGATGAGGTCGTGGTTACTACAGGTAGAACTAAGCCCAGAACTATCATTACATCAGCAATTCCTATCGATAATATTTCGGCAGTACAGCTAAAATCCACAGGACAAATTACTTTTGATAAAGCTTTAACATACTCGGTACCCTCTTTTAATTCGTCACAGCAAACCGTTTCTGATGCAACGGCTCATTTTGATCCGGCAGACTTAAGGGGATTAGGGCCTTCCAGAACATTAGTTTTGGTTAATGGTAAAAGAAAAAATCAAAGCGCTTTAATTTACGTAAATGATACGCCGGGAAAAGGTGAGGTAGGTACGGATCTGAAGAGTATTCCATCCGCTGCCTTACAGAATGTAGAGGTTTTAAGAGATGGTGCCTCTGCACAGTATGGTTCTGACGCTATTGCAGGAGTGATCAATATTATTCTTAAGAACAGCGTTGGAAAAAGTACAGTCAATCTTTTTTCAGGTATTACTTCAAAAGGAGACGGCTTTAATATCGGAGCAGATTTTAATACAGGAATCAGAGTTGCAAAAAATGGAAGTTTGAATCTTACATTGGGATATTCTTCCCAAAATAGAACTAACCGTGCGGGGTCTGTTACAAAAGATGGACTTTTTGATGTGGATAATGCCTGGACGCAGGCTAATCCTGGTTTGGGAATGATTATAGGGCAGCCGGACACAAAAGTTGCCAATATGTTTGTGAATTTTGAATTGCCAACAGGTGAAACAGGTAAGTTTTATGCTTTTGGTGGTACCACTTACAGGAATGGAACCAGTTATGGTTTGTATAGAACACCCTATTGGGTAAGTTCAGATTTTGGTTTATTAACTCCAAATGGACAACCTTACAATGGATTTCAACCGGAATTTAAAACAGATGTTTATGATTATAATTTAACCTCCGGGTGGAAGGGCATGTTTGGAAAATGGAGTTTTGATGGTAGTGCTACCTTCGGCTCCAATGCGGTAGATTATGTTGTAGGAAACACGATTAATACGTCTTTGGGTGGAAATTCACCAACCCGTTTTAAAGCGGGTGGTCATCAGTTTAGTAATATTATAGGAAACATAGATATCAACCGGAATTTTGGTACGTTTGTTTTAGGAGCCGGCGTTGAAGTACGTAATGAGAACTATCAGGCAAATGCAGGAGAGGAGGCATCTTATATAGGAAGTGGTGCAGAATCATTTCCAGGACTGCAGCCTCAGAATGAAATCAATAAAAATCGTCAGAATATCGGAGCTTATGTGAATTCTGAATGGGATGTTACGAAAAACTTCTTACTTGGAGGAACTGTGAGGTATGAAAACTTTAGCGATTTTGGAAATAATGTTTCCTGGAAAGGAAATGCAAGATATAAATTGCTGGATGATAAATTAGTTTTCCGCGGGTCTGTTTCTACGGGATTTAGGGCACCTTCATTACACCAGATTTATTATTCTAATGTTCAAACCAAAATTACAGGGAATACGGTAGCTAATCAGGGTACTTTTAACAATGACTCTCAAATTGTAAGATCAGATCTTGGGGTACAAAAATTAAATGCTGAAAAAGCATTTAACATTACCGGGGGGCTTGCTGTAAAACCTTTTAAGAACCTGACGATTACAGCAGATTATTATAGAATAAAAATTAAAGACCGGGTACTTTTCTCAGGAGATATTGGTTACAAGACCGGTGCTCCGGGTAGTCCGGATATAACAAACCCTGTGGAAGTAATATTAGACAATAATAAAATTACCTCGCTGAAGTTTTTCACGAATGCTGTAAATACAGTTACTGAAGGGGTAGATTTCGTAGCTAATTATTATACTTCCGCTATTGGGAAAGGAAGATTGGGTGTTATTGCTGCTTTCAATTATAACGAAACTAAAATAGTAGATAATATTGCCGTTCCGTCTATTTTGGCTGAAAATGGTTATTCAGAAAACTTTTTTGACAGAAAAGAACAATCCAGAATTATCTCTGCAAGGCCAAAAACAAAAACTATTCTTAGTCTTTCGTATGACATTTCAAAGCTTAACTTTAACCTTAATAATACATATTTTGGTTCTGTTACATGGCAACATGCAACTGATCCTGCCAAAGACCAGACATTTTCCGGTAAGGTGATTACAGACATCGTTTTAACATATAAAATCACCAAAGATCTTAAAGTTTCCGGAGTCGTCAATAATTTATTTAATATTTATCCCGATGTAATAGACAGTAAAGGAGATGTAGTAACAGATCTTGGAGGAAGGTTCAAATATCCCTGGGAGGTCAACCAGTTCGGATTTAACGGAACAACTTTCCAGCTAAATGTTAATTATACTTTTTAA
- a CDS encoding DinB family protein — MTTTATATKQFMSTDQLLEHWQGHRNLTRRVIEAFPEKELFEFSVGGMRPFAKLAVELISIAGPALKGIINENMEAYNEEGFNPKTKEEILKKWDEETEVINHYFNQISEERFQETFNLFGQYEFPVYQNILYFVDNEIHHRGQGYAYLRTLGIEPPFFWERF; from the coding sequence ATGACAACTACAGCAACAGCCACCAAACAATTCATGAGCACTGATCAATTATTAGAGCACTGGCAAGGACACAGAAACCTGACAAGAAGAGTGATTGAAGCTTTCCCTGAAAAAGAATTATTCGAGTTTTCAGTAGGCGGTATGAGACCTTTCGCAAAACTGGCCGTAGAACTTATCAGCATTGCAGGACCTGCATTAAAGGGAATCATCAACGAAAATATGGAAGCCTACAATGAAGAAGGTTTTAACCCAAAAACCAAAGAAGAGATCCTGAAAAAATGGGACGAAGAAACTGAAGTGATCAATCATTATTTCAATCAGATCTCAGAGGAACGTTTCCAGGAAACCTTCAATCTATTCGGGCAGTATGAGTTTCCTGTTTACCAGAATATTCTTTATTTCGTAGACAATGAAATCCACCACAGAGGTCAGGGATATGCATATTTGAGAACTTTAGGAATTGAGCCCCCTTTTTTTTGGGAGAGATTTTAG
- a CDS encoding linear amide C-N hydrolase encodes MKSLFLRGFLLAAFVYSGMLSACSVFLLKGKDHCVVGFNENWKTMPGMIVVNKRDIQKRNISWENLTTDNPKSTKEWISKYGSVTFNLLGYDFPCYGVNEKGLFLVELSLDETTKVFNPKQANMFWAQWIQYQLDNYKSVQEVVDHLNEGPNIDWWPGAAGSHFFLSDAKGNTATIALLDGKYKVLTDKDMPIPLLCNNQYKKDFENAKKFDFLGGSEKFELTKDGKWEDRYNRAYYMLGNYKYDKKPVDYAWNILNSIYAGEWQTVIDVKNMNLYFRSDLKKEIKTVDLHKLDFSANGSVKFLDIHTESLGTVNDKFQVLTLKKNNEYVEKGFPIGYDNKEFGTSKTFVKLKENIIKFFTNILPE; translated from the coding sequence ATGAAATCATTATTCTTACGCGGTTTTCTTTTGGCTGCATTCGTGTATTCCGGTATGCTTTCTGCCTGCTCGGTATTTTTATTAAAAGGAAAGGATCATTGCGTCGTAGGATTCAATGAGAACTGGAAAACCATGCCGGGCATGATCGTGGTAAACAAGCGTGACATTCAGAAAAGGAATATCAGCTGGGAAAACCTGACCACCGATAACCCGAAATCTACCAAAGAATGGATTTCAAAGTACGGATCGGTAACTTTCAATCTGCTCGGATATGATTTTCCCTGCTACGGAGTTAATGAAAAAGGGCTTTTCCTGGTTGAACTGTCTCTTGATGAAACCACGAAAGTATTCAATCCCAAACAGGCAAATATGTTCTGGGCCCAGTGGATTCAATACCAGCTGGATAATTATAAATCGGTACAGGAAGTGGTAGATCATCTGAATGAAGGACCTAATATAGACTGGTGGCCGGGGGCAGCCGGCAGTCACTTTTTCCTGAGTGATGCCAAAGGAAATACAGCGACCATTGCTTTACTTGACGGAAAATATAAAGTACTGACCGATAAAGATATGCCCATCCCTCTTTTGTGCAATAACCAATATAAAAAAGATTTTGAGAATGCTAAAAAATTTGATTTCTTAGGCGGCAGTGAAAAATTTGAATTGACAAAGGACGGAAAATGGGAAGACCGCTACAACCGTGCTTATTATATGCTGGGAAACTATAAGTATGACAAAAAGCCTGTAGATTACGCATGGAACATCCTGAATTCAATCTATGCAGGAGAATGGCAGACTGTAATTGATGTGAAAAATATGAATCTCTATTTCCGTTCGGATCTGAAAAAAGAAATTAAAACTGTTGATCTCCATAAGCTGGATTTCTCTGCTAATGGTTCCGTTAAATTTTTAGATATTCATACGGAAAGCCTGGGGACTGTAAATGATAAGTTTCAGGTTCTTACTTTGAAGAAGAATAATGAATATGTAGAAAAAGGATTTCCCATCGGATATGATAACAAGGAATTTGGGACTTCAAAAACCTTCGTTAAATTGAAAGAAAATATCATCAAATTCTTTACAAATATTTTACCTGAATAA
- a CDS encoding helix-turn-helix transcriptional regulator, translating to MNDHYLKKLDRVTAILTQLQSKPMVRAQDLAAKFDVSIRTIYRDVKTLENAGIPIIGEAGNGYSLMDGYKLPPVMFTKQEVLSFITAEKLMQKFSHESLGSHYQTAMEKVRSVLRHSDKNLIRDIEKQIDVYNHHPRSEDTVKNVIPTILESIADKTQLIIEYKTVDSRVTNRTIEAVGVFFEFNFWYIMAFCTLRKDFRQFRVDRILQILKTQNPFSQEYGQINDYRRYSNGEKTRVRLLVEKKIMGHIVNSKRYYGIIEEKETEHGIEMTFETEWIEEGFPRWLITFADYATVLEPESLKTKVRNIARDISKKLE from the coding sequence ATGAATGATCATTATCTTAAAAAACTGGACAGGGTAACAGCTATTCTCACACAGCTGCAGTCAAAACCTATGGTTAGGGCACAGGACCTTGCTGCAAAATTTGATGTCAGCATCCGGACGATCTACCGTGATGTGAAAACCCTTGAGAATGCAGGAATCCCGATTATAGGAGAAGCGGGAAACGGATATTCCCTTATGGATGGCTATAAACTCCCGCCTGTAATGTTTACCAAGCAGGAAGTCCTGAGCTTTATCACCGCGGAAAAACTGATGCAGAAATTTTCCCACGAAAGTCTCGGGAGCCATTATCAGACAGCCATGGAAAAAGTGCGTTCCGTACTCCGGCATTCAGATAAAAACCTGATCCGTGATATTGAAAAACAGATTGATGTTTATAACCACCATCCACGTTCAGAAGATACTGTTAAAAATGTAATTCCTACCATCCTTGAAAGCATTGCAGATAAAACACAACTGATCATTGAATATAAAACCGTAGATTCAAGGGTAACCAACAGAACCATAGAAGCTGTGGGAGTTTTTTTTGAGTTCAATTTCTGGTACATTATGGCTTTCTGCACATTGAGAAAAGACTTCAGGCAGTTCCGGGTAGACAGGATCCTTCAGATTTTGAAAACCCAGAACCCTTTTTCACAGGAATACGGGCAGATTAATGATTACAGGAGATATTCAAACGGTGAAAAAACAAGAGTGCGGCTTTTGGTGGAGAAAAAAATAATGGGACATATTGTTAATTCCAAAAGATATTACGGGATTATTGAAGAAAAGGAAACAGAGCATGGAATTGAAATGACCTTTGAGACGGAATGGATAGAAGAAGGCTTTCCGCGCTGGCTCATCACTTTTGCGGACTATGCTACTGTTTTGGAACCTGAATCTTTAAAAACAAAAGTGAGAAATATAGCCCGGGATATTTCCAAAAAATTGGAATAA
- a CDS encoding Crp/Fnr family transcriptional regulator, whose amino-acid sequence MNPIHFIQTIENISKPEPAVMDALASNLESKTYRKGDFLLKGDETCRYFYFLETGLVKLFFDNGDKDFIMTFFSENSFFTELNGFLTGNPSKYMIVALEPCEVFRIHKDVIGNLCKKYHSAETLFSKLYQKAPVNMMGRISEMLEDEGKKRYHNFLKQRPDLIQRISLGDLADYIGITQVSLSRIRAQK is encoded by the coding sequence ATGAATCCTATCCATTTTATTCAGACCATTGAAAACATAAGTAAGCCTGAACCAGCTGTTATGGATGCTTTGGCATCAAATTTAGAATCAAAAACTTACCGGAAAGGAGATTTTCTTTTAAAAGGAGATGAAACCTGCAGGTATTTTTATTTCCTTGAAACAGGCTTGGTAAAGCTCTTTTTCGACAATGGTGACAAGGATTTCATCATGACTTTCTTTTCTGAAAATTCTTTTTTCACAGAGTTGAATGGCTTTTTAACCGGTAATCCTTCAAAATACATGATCGTTGCCCTGGAGCCCTGCGAAGTCTTTAGGATTCATAAAGACGTGATCGGAAATTTGTGTAAAAAGTATCACAGTGCAGAAACGCTTTTCAGTAAGCTTTATCAAAAGGCTCCTGTCAATATGATGGGAAGAATCAGTGAAATGCTTGAAGATGAGGGCAAAAAACGTTACCATAATTTCCTGAAGCAAAGGCCGGATCTTATTCAGCGCATCAGTCTCGGGGATCTGGCAGATTATATCGGGATCACCCAGGTTTCTTTAAGCAGAATCCGCGCCCAGAAATAG